DNA from Rhipicephalus sanguineus isolate Rsan-2018 chromosome 11, BIME_Rsan_1.4, whole genome shotgun sequence:
TATTGGGCATCAAAAAGGAATACATAGCATCTCACAAACAATCAGCATCACATGAGCCAGCGCGCACCGTGTTCACCAGAGGTCCTCTATACCACTCAATACACTGTCACTACTgtcactgcagctgctggagtCAGATCCTAGAGTAATAATGATGCTGTCAAGCGTGCTTTTGATTGCACCATCCTGCTCCCAGGCCTCCTCTTCAAGACGCACCACATGAGCGCAGTCGCGCGCCCAGTTTTCTGGAGTCACAAGGGCAATGGCTTCGTCCAGAAGTTTTTCGACTCCAGCAAGAGTGAACGACCTGTTGACTGCAATATACCCCTTGACCTGGCTCCGTACCGTTTCAATAGGGTTGAATTCACAATGGTAAGGAGGAAGCCGAACAATGTCATGACCAGCAACCTTGGCCAGGGCATCAATCCGGTATCCAGAAAAACGGTGCTTGTTTTGGTTTACTACCTGAATGAGCTCGGGCGTTAACTGGTCATTAGACCACGGGATGTTTTTTTCAGTCAACCAAGACTGAATCTCGGCCTTGCGCGACGACGTCGAGGGCAACTTTTCTAGCTGAACACTATGGTCTGGAGTATTGTCCATGACAATTACGCTCCGTGGTTCAATGTTTGGTAAAAGTTGTTCTTTGAACCATCTCTCAACGCGTGGGCAATCCATTTCACTGTGGTAGTCACTGGTAACACTCCTTTTCGTCCGGAAAACGAGAGATGCCCCATGCACGAAGCCGTTTTCGCTTGCATCATGGAGGACAATGAGCCGACCACCTTTGCCGCTCGGTGCGCGAAGCCCAGTTGTGACACCCTTGCGGAAGGCTTCCGCACGTGACGAAACAGTGGCGTCCTCCCACACCTTTTCCTTGGTGTGCCCAGCATTCACCCTAGTCTCGTCAAGGTAGTATATGGCCCTGCGAAAGCAAGGGGAAAATGTGCCAGGTTTCTGTTTTTAACGAGAGGGGTCAATTGAGACAGAAGAAATTTGTGATGTGCATTCTACCGGGCAGGCAGATACTAGCAGTTTTTGGGTGGTActggaaaatacaaaaataaaagaaacgttCGCCGAAGGTACCTACTCACATGAATAACAAAATACCTTCATTCGGAGCTATCCATACTTCATTagaacacgtcgatacgtacttgTGCCTTGGCTTGCCTAACCAGAATAACAGGCAAAACACAAATAAGAGCCACATATGCAGAATCAAGCCATAAAAAAATACAATTCAAGATGAACGGCAACATGTATGAGGACGGGTgaattaaaaataaatatttagcGGGACGAGAACCTTCCATCGTTATTTCCTCTTCCTACTCTTTCAACTCTGAATTTTTACATGCGGCATTTGTGTTTTAATTGACATCGTTGAGATTTATATCTCTGTCCAACAAATCGAAGCAGTAACCGTACGTACCGTTTCTCCTTTCGCAATTCTCGAATGGTCCGCAGATATTTCCGCCGCCATTCGATGATGTCGTCCCTTTCTAGcagtgcacagttacgttttcgcttCCGAAATTCAAATCCAATGTCATTCAGAAGCCTGCACATCGTTCTGACACTCAGCTGCATCAGTAGCCCCATGTCGGTGTCGCCGATTACCTCGCTGGGGATCTTTTCTGACGTTGGCGCCTCGTTGCGAATGTAGTACTGATGTAATGTACtttccggcgaagagcagacagggTAAAACTATCGTACTGCTGCACTCTTGTCTTTCCAGAAACTTTTGCTGGTGATTCAGCGAATAAACGAAGCCTTTTATGCTTCGGGGACTTCAGGGTACCCTTTAAAACATCCGCCTTGAGCCGCGCTCGCTCACACCGGTAAGCTGGCTAACCGAACGAAACACGGAAGCGACGGAGAGTCCCGGTTGCGCcagtctcacttgggcgtacacgttgcagaccacttgcttggtttgtttcgacaacttttggtactcaagcttcttAAATATCCTGTGCGGCGAACCAATTGGCGAGCAACCGGAGGAAGAAGGCACAGGCGACGCGgaggccattttttttctctaaaaGATGGGATGATGGTGAAGGAAAAGAGCCAATGTGACACCAGTGGGGAACGCGACAACTAAGAATCCCCGAAAATGTAAAATATAACGCTATTTCACATATTATCACTAATTTTCTAGAATTATCAATTAGCAGCTAAAAATTATAACTGCACGTTTATAATAATTAGGTTATgcacaaaaaacttttttttttttgtggaactaCTTTGCGGTGCGCAGCGACACTGACGAAACGGCGTGGTTCGGTAGCCTTGgctgcattgccacagaaagttgtccccgattATAGTATACTTGTGCTGCGCTGACGCCAGCATATCCTGTTATATAGCCTTGCAATGTTATCAAGCCAACTTGGTGGtgtttgtttaaaaaaaattagCAACAACGAAAGTATTGAGCCACATTAGCATTATTCCCGTAAATGTCGCACGCAGCCCAACAAGAAATACATGTGGAACATTTTCTGCATGCGAAATGTCCAGACATGCCTGCATTTTGCTCTTACTGGAACATTGTTTGTTACGACCGCAACCTAATTGGAGGCGGTGACATCAACTGCGGGCAGTACCGGGTCATTAGTTAAAAGTGACCGTTAGGTGCATGCGTCTGCGTTTTATGCTACTAGACAGCGCCAGCTGACAAGGAGGTTGCGTAGCGTCATTGGAGCCCAGTAGTTTCGATCGTGACTTTATGCCTGTCCCGTGTCTACAGCAGGTCGTCTTCTTCCATTGCGAGCATCACAACGGCAACGCCGCAAACTTCAgtactcctaattttttttttctcgttctagTGTACTTACATGTTAAAGACAATTTGTTCTATACGTTGAAAAAACTAGACATAAAGACATTCTCGAAATATTTATTCACGATATATAGCCCTTTTTATGGCAATAATTATTAAGAAAATTAAAACTATGTTGCAGAGGGCTATATGTTTTCGCACGATTGAATATGGCAGCCGGCCTCGACTTAATTAAGTTTCTAGTTGAGACTTTCTCAATACCTGAAGAACTCATTTCAAAGCATTAACTCCATGGCGTGTGTTACAAGAGTGACTTAAGAGATGTTATGTGTTCGATAGCAACGTCTCTCTAAGCGCCCGAAGCTGTCAGGCAACGAAAGTGCCACATTTCTCGGACACAGTCACGGTGCTTGGCTAGCGAGTCTTTGACATTGAAATTAATTAGAGCGAGAAGGCTGACAGCCAAGACTTCTGTCGAAAGCGATACGTGGCAGTCAGCTTACAGGTGCGCGACAGGACACAGGTGTCTTAGAGCTCATTTCGTTAATTAAGTACGCTGGACAACAACTGTAGTTCAACTCGTTTAAGTACATAGACTATATAAGATGATGCGTGCCTGTGGTATCAGGACGGCGAGTAAGGATTTCTAAAGTGCCCTGGAGCCCCTTGATGTAATCACTTTTTTTTAAGTTACTAAGCAAACAGGTAAATTTAGTCATTTCCATGACTTCATCATTCACTGCTCTGCGTAGGGCGGCTCACGCGCGCACAGGCTGAGAATATGCTGGCCATCGGTTTAAGTTATCACATAGCTCATCAAACGTACATGTAGCATATCTGAACTATCTTCCGACCACCTGCATACATTGTTTCTGGCCTATATGGCGTACAAGATGAACTACAGTTGTTATTGCGCACTGATACAGACGGCTGGGGAAACTGATTAAATACGACACTGAATTTACCAGAATACTCTATagtattttttttgttatctctAGTTGAAATATACATAGTCACGAGCTATTTTCTTCTATGGTGCACATAAGCCTCGGAAATAACCATTGCTACACTCATGAAGCATGCCGCGAACGGCGGCGTGGTCACCCCAGTTTTCACTATTACATGCTATTCAGTGCTTGCAGTTTTTGCCTCCACAATCGAACGCATCAAACATATTTATACGGGGTGCGTAGGAGCGGGGTTAGTCGCTGCGTTCACATTCCTCGACCATTCCTGTATTGATTGACGTAGAGAATGGGACACTCTGTTGCAGTTGTCTGTCTGGTAAAACTAAAAGTTTTAACGTGCGATGATTCCTGATTAACAAAATGGAGGACATCACACACCGTACTTTTCCCACAGGCTATACACTGTATCTCATTATCGTTTACACCCCATGTTGGCTCCTTGAACAAAAGAAGTCAGCCAATGGGCTGTTTACCACGACTGTTATATAAATTTAACGATTGCTTATGTACCTCTTGCTTGTTGTTGAGAATGAAATAAAATATTCCTATAAAATTGGTCGTACCCTAGCAACGCACATTTCTCCTTTTTTTCACAAAAGCAATATTTAAAAATGGAATATGAGCAAACCGAAGGTGCCTTTGATATTTTACTTAGAGCCTCCTATGGGAGTTATTTAAAAGATTCGCACACGCTGCGTTTGGtataattgcaaaaaaaaaaaaacattagcgaAGCTGGCATTAAGCCGGGCAaggtttgaaacagcgaaactataTGATTCTGAAGATTAACCTGGTTGcctctaggttgcttctaggcctttGCTAGgagatgcaggttgtttctaggttgcttctaggtcgcggctaggctttatctaggtgatgctaggttttttctacgttgattctcagcgcagagaggttcgagttagacCACAcacggtcacagacacgacacggatgtccagactgcagagacagaacctcgcgctaaAAACAAGCGTTTTCACCTCTCgtatatctacgggcacgtcgtcccTGGCGCAGGCCTTAcatcgcttcagggtcttctcgcagccgccgttgcctttcccgttccttagtattctcttgtacgtactcggggtcttcggctcgccgccgtcgcttcgcagccatttgttgggctgactgttgccttctttgtttttaatagaccagtgatgagtagtgggattaacccaatttctgtggcccatacccgatTATGATgatgtcagtttttttttctttcgccggagaaggaatgatttgctaaacagcttcgcttttaaaagacGTAGTGAGAGAATCGCCGAACGCATAAGTGCAGTTTATGCGCGGAGATGTTAAGCGAGACCAGCGTGAAACAACGAAGAGGCGTGTCGCTCGTTGTTCCCGATGACATCCAGCATGATGCCCCTGAATTACCCGTGCTTTTTCTTAGCTGCAGCCTTACCCGGAACTTTGTTGTCGGGCACCTAAGGCGCGGTGACGTTCCTCTGCTGTCTTGCGTTTCTCTGTGTATGGCTGTTGATCCATGCTCGGCAGAATGGCGTCTTTGGTTGTTACAAAATATAGATGAAGACTTACAGCACAGCGTTCACTCTACCTTCTGGTGTAAGCCATAAAGACGGGAAGCGCTTCGCTCAGTCAAAGGACGGCGTAATGGAAGGCCCTTCGCAGGACCACCGAAATGCATAGGAGATGAGGCAtgcttggcattaaattttctaAACGTTATAAATTCGCTAATGACTAAACTGCTCCAAGTTGGTTTTGCATGTTGTCCTCGACAGGGCTTTCATTTCACAATGATCAAATGTTTTAACATGCACTCCTTTGCAGGTGTTGTCCTTTTACACTTGTTTTACACCACCCCTAGAGCACATTGTTATGGTTCGTATATATTAACCTCCTGCAAGCGTGGATGTTTGCTATGTATGTATCGTATTGCAGCATTAGTGTTAAAGTAAGGGAATTGACTGAGGAGCTCGTTTTCTATATTGTGTACATCTAATGAAACCGacggacaattaagccaaggagaTTATAGGgtacattatttgtggtttcttaactgtattgcATTGATTCTCAcattaaattgaaagaaattaaagtggacgaaaaatcaacaTTCGCATTGAGGTAAGAAGGAGGCTGCTCCCTCGGGGCAGCACCCTCCATGTGGTGCTGACTAACAGCCGCGGGTATTAGGCCCACATAAGTACCCTacaaaaagtggacgggggagTACCCGCCGTTGTAGCTCAAGtggtagatcatcggacgcgtaattcgaaagttgtgggttccgatccaaccgacggaaagggtgattttcgTCCACTCTAAATTGTTTCAATTTAAATTGAGAATCATTGCAATACAGTTAAGGAACCACAAATAATGTTGCCTATGTTTTCGTTGGCTTAACTTTATGTCGGTTTCATTAGTaggaggggtgtgcgaatattcgaaaatttcgaataacgaatcgaatagcatactATTCGATttggtactcgaatcgaatagtacataatcgaaataccgaatatttttcgaatagttttcgaataattagcgccgacgggagcatcccaaaacaatgaaaatttggaacagttaaaggccatttttcttcctttattcaCTAAATTACGAGTATgaatgcagcccaagcttttacgaagcTACCGATggtatattgattaccggatgaaggcgttttttttttaatggaagctccacactcactcagtttttactatgctgcctctgcatcgcattaatcagttcctgacttcatcttgtaataactgaaggtgcacctgcattcagcttcatgaatagcaatagatgcaagggttgtgtttgcgtaaattgttcttgcagatacagctttcaacaccgatgtctacatgccttcagtgccgaggaccatgttgcgatggcaggtttatgtttcattaccgccttagctgtatgcatggtgttcggttcaaaattgtttagatattatgtctcagttttatttaaaagcaggcgacaaagtatctgccGTCACTGCtctatttcaacctgcagttacaaaatatttcgaaggctcgggTCGCTGCTGCGTACGTgcttacctcagttttcataactgtggtattttgagtctatTAAAAATAAGCGTAATGCTCTTTGGTGAgagtttgtgaatatttctttaaaaaaaaatgctgtgtaGTTCTagtaccgttttgagaatggttgtcttactattcgaagagtattcgattagtattcgtattcgattcggtgtcatcactattcgattcgtattcgattcggtaccgaaattcactattcgcacaggcCTAATTAGTAGTGTTAGTGTTGTAATTGGATACATACACAGTTCCATAGTTAGTGTGTCTTGCATTTTCGCTATGCGAAATCAACAACGTATTTGCCACACAAATTGGGTAAGCCTCCCAATTACATTCGCTCccctaaaatgaagaaggcaaaacCAGCGCAGAAAACACCGCTTAGGATGGTGCAAGAAATGTCAAGCGCAAGGGGCAAGCCAGGCGGGGTCGAGGCATGTCGTGAAACGGAGAATCGGCAAAGGGACGCAAGTGTCATGCTGATACAATGGGAAATTTCTCAAAAGCACGCGCGAAATTCTAGACGTACTTTCTGGAGCGACATTTCACATTCATTTGTAGGGTGAGTGATCAAATATGGCTCGAAATTGtttgtcacctctgtgccatgtgctaaacagcttcgctggtcaccccCACGTTCATTGAGTGAAATGGCCGAAAAAGTATATGTGTTGTTGAATTGAATGAAGGCAGTAAACAAACACGGTGTTTCGCCGAAAGGGTAAGACGCCCGGTTTTCGAGTGCGGTACCGTATGCTCGAAAATCACAAACGCCAACGTTTCACATTCGAAGCTTATTTTTTGACACACAGTGTTCTTTATGGGCATTCGTCTCGCGTTAGGTGGGGACATGTTTGCGCGTTGAGTCGGCATGAAAATGCTGATTTATTTATTAGCTTCGTTAGATTCTAAAGACAGAAAGTAAAACGACAAGAAACGGAAATGTTAGTGCGTTATCATGTTTTGCGTAGTATGTGGGAAGTACCAACGCGCGGAGGATAAGGGTGAATGACAAAAATACGGGGGAAGGTAAAGCGTTGTCGTGTTTCGCCGTTTGTGCGGTGGCTTAATGCCGTTCGGCGCGGCAGCCAAAGACTGAGACTTGTGGTTGCGTCCTCCAGCATGCTTCAATGCTTTGACGGCTGCGTTCTTAACCGCAATAACTATGCGAGAATATCGTAGTTTCTAgcattaacccccccccccccgcccctctgaGATTCGGAGCTTAATGGTTACGAGCATGAAGTTTACATGAAGTGCGCATGTAGCACTTTTTCTCTAACCGCGTTTCTAATGAATCTGACTTTAAAGGTTATCGAACACTTTCCGCAGTCATCGCTCGCCAGATTTCCTGTTATCCTGGGATATATATACATGACATTCAGCTTGTATCTATTGAATATGGGCAGCAGGATGAGTATGGCATCCGTCACTGCCTATGTGTTTCGAGAATATTCAATAGCTTTGCAAATCCTTGCACAATCCTAGTTTTTCCACAATCTCAAGGCGATCCTTTTGTAATGCTTATAATCGATCGTACCTGGCGATTTCTTAAACATTGTGCTTTAACACAGCATCTTCACCATGATCGAATCGGGAATCAAATCCATTGATATCTGCAGTCTTTCAGACAGCAAGGAaactttctttgccatctaatgcGAGTTTACGTAGCCTCCTTTAGAATCATGACACGGTTGTGAGAACAAGCATAGCTTAATGGGTTGCGTGAAACGCGGCGTATCGCGCTAATGAATGGCTGCCCTGATTTTTCTTGACACCGTAATCTCGCCCGCGCGGCAGAGTAAACTTAATTAGCCTGAAGTGTACACGTAGACAGGCATGCGCGGCGCTTCTCGGGTCCGGCGAAGAACCCGTGCACACGAAGCAAGTGAGGCTCAGTGAAGCTGTGACATTTTTGACCGGCTGAAGAGGGATGTTACACAGAAAGTTACTGCTCGTGTTTCCAAAGAGTGAAGAGATGTGGACCTTGCTTTTGCGCTGAATTTGTTTACTGCAAGCTCTTGTATCAGCTTTCTGTAAAGAATGACGTTTGCATCATTATAGCGTTTCTTTTCATGGGTAGTGTACCATCATCATCTCTTCTTTTTATACCTCGCTTTTTTACTGCCCGCAAAGGCTCACTTGCAACGCCACTTAGACCACGCTGTTTATTCCTAAATAATTGGTGTTTGGTTATTGGAATTGTATTGGCAAAGTGCTGGGTGGGCTTTCTCTAGTGCACTCAGTGTATGGCGGTTCTTTCTGAGCGCCTTTCAAGTCTCTGGGTGCACCTAGAGGACGATGCCAGACGAATAACAGATTCGCGCTGGTGCCTTCTCTCATGACCAGATCGAAATTCAGTTGGCAACGCTGCTGCCGGGTAGTGCTATGGCTAGGAAACAAATTTCGACCATGCCTCTCCGTATGACATTTTACAGGACTGAGAGACTACGATGGTTTATGTCCCTTTTTGACGTTTCAGGACCGCATGAGTTATCTAGGTTGGTGGGCACTACGTTTGCAATAATTATAGGCCTTGTACACTACATTAGGATGCATTGTTTGTCGCGCAACGCCGCCTCAGCCTCAGACTCGAACGACGCGGCCGGTGGCATCACCACTCGCTCCACTTTTCACGACATCGACGAAGACGAAGGACAGGATACATCGTTGCGAAACCTATTCAACCGTCTTCGTGCTGACCCGTCAGGCCTCTCACTTCACATGTTCGTTATACGGGATGGTATGTTCTTCTACCGGAATATTCATCCGGTGGTTCACGCACTGCTCATGGTCGTTCCCTCTCAAATACGTGCGAGGGCACCTGAACAACTCCATCACGTCCATGCGGCTTGCCTTCTTGGCGTTTACAACTTGCACGATCGTGACTGGCAAAAACCTTGCTGGCATGGCATACGCCGCTCGATGCGACACTGTCACTTGCATGTGAGCCGTAGCATCGTTGTATTATGCCTTATTTGCTTCCTGCTCAACTCCCCACGCCAATCGGATACACCGCCGAACGAGTTTAACGTCGTGGACTCGACCTCTTAGGCCCTGGCCTCAACCTCACGGCAGAAGCTATGTGTCGTTCCTACCAATTATTTAACCCCTGCCTCTACGACGGGTTATACCGAGTAATTGCGCTACCGACGTCACCGACTTCCTGGTGCCAGTCGCCATCTTACACCATACGGCTCACCGACAGCTTCTTCCAGACCAGGGCCTCTACTTATGCAGTATTATAGAACGTCTACTGAGCTGACGTGCCGTGAAAACAACCTAAGAGCGGATCACTTCGTTTCATTTTGTAATTCTCGCGCGCGACCTGTCACGCCACTACACCCCCTCTCTAAACCCCGTTCTATCTCCGCTTTGAACGTAAAACATTGCAACGCTGTTCTGTAGCCACCGTGCCAGTACGCTCACGACGTCGTTGCCACAGCTGGAAAGGGGCGTCACCTTTCGTACCACCGCCTTCCTGATGTGCAGTCAAGCAAAAGTTGCTTCCCAAAAACTGTCATTGTGCTGACGATCTCGGCACGGTTGACGACGTCACCTTTAGGATGCCACAGCGCATCCACCAATCAGAGAAACTGATTTCCCGGGCTTTAGGCCTGCCGGGTCTCCCGGAAATTGAATGACCTGACGCACTAATAAATAGCCAGATGGACACGCGATGCTGCCTTTGCGGTGTGCTTCTTGTGTTGTTCACGTGTGTCGCTTCAAGCGGTACCGTTCAGCCACCACTTTCCAGGTGCCGGATGGGCGTTTCTGCCGCAGCAAATCATGTCACGGTGCTTCGAACAGAGAGAAAATGAACGTGATCACAAACGACACAATTTAAACGACTCAGTGATGTTAGAACGGCGATCTCACATAGTTTCTGCGGCGGTAAAATCATGCATATAGTGAATAAGTTGTATTCACTGTATTTAACTTTTCAATTCTACCGCCAGTCATTTAAGTACAAAAGAATTATTATGGAAAACTGTCTGCCACATTATTTCCTGACCTTGCTTATTGACGGTAAATGTCAATATAAAAGGACGCGGACGTGCAGAAAATAAAAGTACATTTTTATACCAGTCGTTTTTTTCCGGTGTTGTGAACTCAGGATCCAAAAATTTACGACTGAAGTTTTATCTGTCGAGCCGTTTTGAAGTCGCCTTAACGACTTGATAGGCGTGAAGGATCCTAAGATGTCTACTTAAAACTTTACGGTCCCTCGATCGTTCACGTCGGCTATAACTTtcggagttgtttttttttttcttttgcgcgcAATGGAAGCACAAGGGCTCTGGTTACGCCTGAAACAA
Protein-coding regions in this window:
- the LOC119374896 gene encoding uncharacterized protein LOC119374896, whose amino-acid sequence is MGEFPDGRWWKATLRSYDPQVQVRLSLQADDDARAHGIEANIRAIYYLDETRVNAGHTKEKVWEDATVSSRAEAFRKGVTTGLRAPSGKGGRLIVLHDASENGFVHGASLVFRTKRSVTSDYHSEMDCPRVERWFKEQLLPNIEPRSVIVMDNTPDHSVQLEKLPSTSSRKAEIQSWLTEKNIPWSNDQLTPELIQVVNQNKHRFSGYRIDALAKVAGHDIVRLPPYHCEFNPIETVRSQVKGYIAVNRSFTLAGVEKLLDEAIALVTPENWARDCAHVVRLEEEAWEQDGAIKSTLDSIIITLGSDSSSCSDSSDSVLSGIEDLW